One segment of Paraburkholderia caribensis DNA contains the following:
- a CDS encoding YkgB family protein, with protein sequence MATTNQSTVSEFAVAERASGAYASQALLRWSLVIVFLWFGGMKFTSYEAHGIAPFIANSPIMSWLHVVFGIQGASYVIGTLELSTAVALAAGAFVPVLSALGAAMSAMTYLITLTFFVTTPGVAEATAGGFPAISALPGQFLLKDLVLLAASLSLLVTSLPRLFAKTR encoded by the coding sequence ATGGCAACGACCAATCAATCGACGGTCTCGGAGTTTGCAGTCGCCGAACGAGCCTCAGGGGCTTACGCATCGCAGGCCCTTCTGCGATGGTCTCTGGTAATCGTGTTCCTGTGGTTTGGCGGCATGAAGTTTACGAGCTACGAGGCGCATGGTATCGCCCCGTTCATCGCCAACAGCCCGATCATGAGCTGGCTGCACGTGGTATTCGGCATTCAGGGTGCAAGCTATGTGATCGGCACGCTCGAGCTTTCCACCGCAGTCGCACTTGCCGCCGGCGCATTCGTTCCCGTGCTCTCTGCGCTCGGCGCAGCGATGTCGGCAATGACATACCTGATCACGTTGACTTTCTTTGTCACGACGCCAGGAGTAGCCGAGGCAACGGCCGGCGGTTTCCCCGCAATTTCCGCGCTGCCAGGCCAGTTCCTGCTCAAGGACCTGGTACTTCTCGCGGCTTCCCTCAGTCTTCTGGTTACGTCCTTGCCGCGCCTGTTTGCGAAGACACGTTGA
- a CDS encoding carboxymuconolactone decarboxylase family protein translates to MTAINVPTREDVSPANQVIFDKLKSSLGMVPNLYATLAHSEHALVNYLAFQNAKSSIVGKAREVVNLVVSQVNACEYCLAAHTVIGKMNGLTDEQILEVRAGTAGFDAKLDALARLTRNIVLNRGHADPALVDAFFAAGWAKANLVDVVVLIGDKTVTNYLHGTTRVPVDFPAAPALPV, encoded by the coding sequence ATGACGGCCATCAATGTCCCCACACGTGAAGATGTTTCACCCGCTAATCAAGTGATATTCGACAAGCTCAAGAGTAGCCTTGGCATGGTGCCGAACCTGTATGCGACGCTGGCCCATTCGGAACATGCACTCGTTAACTACCTGGCATTCCAGAACGCAAAGAGTTCGATCGTCGGCAAGGCTCGCGAAGTTGTGAACCTCGTTGTCAGTCAGGTCAATGCGTGTGAGTATTGCCTCGCGGCGCATACGGTTATCGGCAAAATGAACGGGTTGACGGATGAACAGATCCTCGAAGTCCGCGCCGGGACGGCAGGGTTCGACGCAAAGCTGGATGCTTTGGCTCGGCTGACGCGCAACATCGTCTTGAACCGCGGCCACGCCGACCCCGCTCTGGTGGACGCCTTTTTCGCAGCAGGCTGGGCAAAGGCGAACCTCGTGGATGTCGTCGTGCTCATCGGAGACAAAACCGTCACGAACTACCTGCACGGAACCACGCGGGTCCCGGTGGATTTTCCGGCTGCACCGGCGCTGCCCGTTTGA